In Longimicrobiaceae bacterium, a single window of DNA contains:
- a CDS encoding DUF4331 family protein, with translation MSHSKQGKSKMRILKKAATFAAVFALAALGAACDGEDTRTLVEVQKPDTVRITIRDTVRVGNQRLVFNQIERLGNPLVSEVTLEKRLHSFYNTTNPRTDVRFFKDDVKGFITGVAGRDPAYAEAVASALLPDMLAVFPNRAAGVTAANADDSALVGWLTHVLAPNNTGYGGRKLDNDDAVDKGLSVIFGAALGNMNNVSPGLTTDNVPDPQQDPNTFPYVAPPL, from the coding sequence ATGAGCCACTCGAAACAGGGGAAGAGCAAGATGAGGATACTGAAGAAGGCTGCGACGTTCGCGGCCGTGTTCGCCCTCGCGGCGCTGGGCGCCGCGTGCGACGGGGAGGACACTCGCACGCTGGTGGAGGTGCAGAAGCCCGACACCGTGCGGATCACCATCCGGGACACCGTCCGCGTCGGCAACCAGAGGCTGGTCTTCAACCAGATCGAGCGCCTGGGCAATCCGCTGGTCAGCGAGGTGACTCTGGAGAAGCGCCTCCACAGCTTCTACAACACGACGAATCCGCGCACGGACGTGCGGTTCTTCAAGGACGACGTCAAGGGGTTCATCACCGGGGTGGCCGGGCGCGACCCCGCATACGCGGAAGCGGTCGCCAGCGCGCTGCTGCCGGACATGCTCGCCGTCTTCCCGAACCGCGCCGCCGGGGTCACCGCCGCGAACGCGGACGATTCCGCCCTGGTGGGATGGCTGACCCACGTCCTCGCTCCGAACAACACGGGCTACGGCGGGCGCAAGCTGGACAACGACGATGCCGTGGACAAGGGCCTCAGCGTCATCTTCGGGGCCGCGCTGGGGAACATGAACAACGTGAGCCCGGGGCTCACGACCGACAACGTCCCGGATCCGCAGCAGGACCCGAACACCTTCCCGTACGTGGCCCCGCCCCTCTGA
- a CDS encoding tetratricopeptide repeat protein — MISRRSALLTTAVTIVALGGAGWAGMRLSGTPAEAAPVLPAALGGEMSDVEVTNRQIAFYEERVEGDPRAAADRAALAGLYLQRSRETGEFEDFRRAERLARESLGIRVKMNSRAARILTASLLAQHRFAEALEAAQELVRVWPEDPAHRALLAEIQMELGEYDAARRTLGSLESARENLAVAPRLARWAEVTGRPAEERQILYATADRALYRTDLPREQAAWYFLRVGEHELRFGRLDEAEKAFRDGLQVEPSDFRLVSALARVEAHRGNWRRAVAYGEAVGDAADIRTLGAIGDAYAQLGDRDAAERYYDRVEKAAADNPEPFNRQWTQFRLDHDRHVPETLAILQEEIRTRRDVLGYDMLAWALYRSGRYAEAREAMSGALRMGTQDATLHFHAGMIERALGNREAARRHLEHALELNPRFHPTFPAEARAALRSLR; from the coding sequence ATGATTTCACGCAGGTCCGCACTGCTGACGACGGCAGTGACGATCGTGGCGCTGGGCGGAGCGGGGTGGGCGGGAATGCGGCTCTCCGGCACGCCGGCCGAGGCGGCGCCGGTCCTCCCGGCCGCGCTCGGAGGCGAGATGTCGGACGTGGAGGTCACCAACCGGCAGATCGCCTTCTACGAGGAGCGCGTCGAGGGCGACCCTCGGGCGGCCGCCGACAGGGCGGCACTCGCGGGCCTGTACCTGCAGCGCTCGCGGGAGACCGGGGAGTTCGAGGACTTCCGCCGGGCGGAGCGCCTGGCGCGGGAGTCCCTGGGCATCCGCGTGAAGATGAACTCCCGCGCGGCCCGCATCCTCACCGCGAGCCTCCTGGCCCAGCACCGCTTCGCGGAGGCGCTGGAGGCGGCCCAGGAGCTCGTGCGCGTCTGGCCGGAGGACCCGGCGCACCGGGCGCTTCTCGCCGAGATCCAGATGGAGCTGGGCGAGTACGATGCTGCGCGGCGCACGCTCGGCTCGCTGGAGAGCGCCCGCGAAAACCTGGCGGTCGCTCCGCGCCTCGCGCGCTGGGCGGAGGTGACCGGCCGCCCGGCGGAGGAGCGGCAGATTCTCTACGCCACGGCCGACCGGGCGCTGTACCGGACCGACCTTCCCCGGGAGCAGGCCGCCTGGTACTTCCTGCGGGTCGGGGAGCACGAGCTCCGGTTCGGGCGCCTGGACGAGGCAGAAAAGGCGTTCCGCGACGGGCTGCAGGTGGAGCCCTCCGACTTCCGGCTGGTCTCCGCGCTCGCCCGAGTGGAGGCGCATCGCGGAAACTGGCGGCGTGCGGTGGCGTACGGCGAGGCGGTCGGCGATGCCGCCGACATCCGGACCCTGGGCGCCATCGGCGACGCCTATGCGCAGCTGGGCGACCGGGACGCCGCCGAGCGCTACTACGACAGGGTGGAGAAGGCCGCGGCCGACAACCCGGAGCCGTTCAACCGGCAGTGGACGCAGTTCCGGCTGGACCATGACCGCCACGTCCCGGAGACACTGGCGATCCTCCAGGAAGAGATCCGCACCCGCCGCGACGTCCTCGGCTACGACATGCTGGCGTGGGCGTTGTACAGGTCGGGGAGGTACGCGGAGGCGCGGGAGGCGATGTCGGGGGCGCTGCGGATGGGCACCCAGGACGCAACCCTTCACTTCCACGCGGGGATGATCGAGCGGGCCCTGGGGAACCGGGAGGCGGCGCGCCGGCACCTGGAGCACGCGCTGGAGCTGAACCCCCGCTTCCATCCGACCTTCCCGGCGGAGGCACGCGCAGCCCTGCGGTCGCTGCGGTAG